The Alkalispirillum mobile genome has a segment encoding these proteins:
- a CDS encoding bifunctional diguanylate cyclase/phosphodiesterase, which produces MRINRRLLWLAALTAWGLVLAFLHGNWQDKVAMHHERHEVALNTAYQAAVNSFELAAQAYFDEAVSRPGVLSLVRAAREAESDEERALIRGRLYRALWPTYDRLREGELRQLHFHSAEGESFLRFFSPEYYGDDLLASRPLVSAVHESRQAAAAFETGRSLSGFRYVFPLHDNGEFLGSVEFSIPFRYVRELMGRLDESQQFQLILRRDAVEGKVPAGFLSLYETSCLHPDYVIEDTGLRLPDSPPPPTEEVRAISDALSGSEAVLAAMDAGERKVLPVDLEGETWAANLLPIRDPSGAVVAYVLGYSPDPFARVFQRDFLTAAGAATLLLAALLALMLRLLRSRERLRAERAYQQAITDTMAEGLYAQDRQGRLSFINPVGRQLLGYTDQPPLGQVAHDLFHRHAGNGQVPASCCPIQQRVEKGRHYEGEALFARRDGSLFPVEVASRPLYQEGRLAGSVTVFRDITERKRAEERLQLAASVFTSANEGIIITDAQARILMVNEAFTRLTGYRQEEVEGRDPGVLSSGRHDRAFYQKLWQALEEDGYWHGEIWNRRKNGELYLQLITISAVWDQDGRLLHYVGLFSDITEMKEHQQKLEFLAHYDPLTELPNRVLLLDRLRQAMKLARREGRRVCVAYVDLDDFKVINDRHGHPVGDRMLLQLARRLADLRREGDTVARLGGDEFALVFLNLEGESECRGMAGEVLRALARPVEFDDLRLVTTASIGITLYPQGDDGVDADQLLRQADQAMYQAKLEGKNRQHVFDAAGDRQLRDQHETLERLAQALERDEFVLFYQPKVNLRTREVVGAEALIRWQHPERGLLAPGAFLDDMLNQPMEAELSRWVMAEAAAQVAAWQAQGWRVPVSVNVPALHLQQADFVEQVGELLARHPELPRNSLEVEILESSALDNLGHVSEVIEGCAALGVDFSLDDFGTGYSSLSYLKRIPVRTVKIDRAFVRDMLDDEDDLALLEGIVGLAQVFQRQLIAEGMETEAQGERLQQLGCEVVQGYGIARPMPAADFADWLASWR; this is translated from the coding sequence ATGAGGATCAACCGGCGCCTGCTCTGGTTGGCGGCCCTGACGGCCTGGGGGCTCGTCCTCGCCTTTCTCCACGGCAACTGGCAGGACAAGGTGGCCATGCACCACGAGCGCCACGAGGTGGCGCTGAACACCGCCTACCAGGCGGCGGTGAACAGCTTCGAACTGGCGGCGCAGGCCTATTTCGACGAGGCGGTGTCCCGGCCCGGGGTGCTGTCCCTGGTGCGAGCCGCACGGGAGGCGGAGTCCGACGAGGAGCGGGCGCTGATCCGGGGTCGGCTCTACCGGGCGCTGTGGCCCACTTATGACCGCCTGCGAGAGGGTGAGCTGCGGCAGTTGCACTTCCACTCCGCGGAGGGCGAGAGCTTCCTGCGCTTTTTCTCGCCGGAGTACTACGGAGATGACCTGCTGGCCAGTCGGCCGCTGGTCAGTGCCGTGCACGAATCGCGACAGGCGGCTGCGGCCTTCGAGACGGGCCGCTCGCTGTCCGGCTTTCGCTACGTCTTCCCCCTCCACGACAATGGCGAGTTTCTCGGCAGCGTGGAGTTCAGCATCCCCTTCCGCTACGTGCGCGAACTGATGGGGCGGCTGGATGAGTCCCAGCAGTTCCAGTTGATCCTGCGTCGCGATGCGGTGGAGGGAAAGGTGCCCGCCGGGTTTCTGTCCCTCTATGAGACCTCCTGCCTGCACCCTGACTACGTCATCGAGGATACCGGCCTGCGGCTGCCCGACTCACCGCCGCCGCCCACCGAGGAGGTCCGTGCCATCAGCGACGCGCTTTCCGGCTCGGAGGCGGTGCTGGCGGCCATGGACGCCGGTGAGCGCAAGGTGTTGCCGGTGGACCTGGAAGGCGAGACCTGGGCCGCCAATCTGCTGCCCATCCGTGATCCTTCCGGCGCGGTGGTGGCCTACGTGCTCGGTTACTCGCCGGACCCCTTTGCCCGCGTGTTCCAGCGGGATTTCCTGACCGCCGCCGGGGCGGCGACTCTGCTGCTGGCCGCGTTGCTGGCGCTGATGCTGCGCCTGTTGCGTTCCCGTGAACGCCTGCGCGCGGAGCGCGCCTACCAGCAGGCCATCACGGACACCATGGCGGAAGGGTTGTATGCCCAGGACCGCCAGGGCCGCTTGAGCTTCATCAACCCCGTAGGACGGCAACTGCTCGGCTATACCGATCAGCCGCCACTGGGCCAGGTCGCCCACGACCTTTTCCACCGACACGCCGGGAATGGCCAGGTGCCGGCGTCATGCTGCCCCATTCAGCAGCGAGTGGAGAAGGGCAGGCACTATGAGGGAGAGGCGCTCTTTGCCCGGCGGGACGGCAGTCTATTCCCGGTGGAGGTGGCCAGTCGGCCGCTCTACCAGGAGGGGCGGCTCGCCGGCTCGGTGACCGTGTTCCGTGACATAACCGAACGCAAGCGTGCCGAAGAGCGGTTGCAGTTGGCTGCCAGCGTGTTCACCAGCGCCAACGAGGGCATCATCATCACCGATGCACAGGCTCGCATCCTGATGGTGAACGAGGCCTTCACCCGGCTTACCGGCTACCGCCAGGAGGAGGTGGAGGGGCGCGATCCAGGCGTCCTCAGCTCGGGGCGCCATGATCGCGCCTTCTACCAGAAGCTGTGGCAGGCGCTGGAGGAGGACGGCTACTGGCACGGCGAGATATGGAACCGGCGCAAGAATGGCGAGCTCTACCTGCAGTTGATCACCATCAGCGCGGTGTGGGACCAGGACGGTCGCCTGCTGCACTATGTGGGGCTGTTCTCCGATATTACCGAGATGAAGGAGCACCAGCAGAAGCTGGAGTTTCTGGCCCACTACGATCCGCTGACCGAGCTGCCCAACCGGGTCCTGCTGTTGGACCGACTGAGGCAGGCGATGAAACTGGCCCGGCGGGAGGGGCGGCGGGTCTGCGTGGCCTACGTGGACCTGGACGATTTCAAGGTGATCAACGACCGCCACGGCCACCCGGTGGGGGACCGCATGCTGTTGCAGCTGGCGCGCCGTCTGGCCGACCTCCGGCGGGAGGGTGATACCGTAGCCCGTCTGGGCGGTGATGAGTTTGCCCTCGTCTTTCTTAACCTGGAGGGCGAGTCCGAGTGCCGCGGTATGGCCGGAGAGGTCCTGCGTGCGCTGGCTCGTCCGGTCGAGTTCGATGACCTCCGGTTGGTAACCACCGCCAGCATCGGGATCACGCTGTACCCGCAGGGCGATGACGGGGTCGACGCAGACCAACTCCTGCGTCAGGCGGATCAGGCGATGTACCAGGCCAAGCTGGAGGGGAAAAACCGGCAGCACGTGTTTGATGCGGCCGGCGACCGGCAGCTGCGTGATCAGCACGAGACGCTGGAGCGGCTGGCCCAGGCCCTGGAGCGGGACGAGTTCGTGTTGTTCTACCAGCCCAAGGTGAATCTCCGCACCCGGGAGGTGGTGGGCGCCGAGGCGCTGATCCGCTGGCAGCACCCCGAACGGGGTCTGCTGGCCCCGGGTGCTTTCCTGGACGACATGCTCAACCAGCCGATGGAGGCCGAACTGAGCCGCTGGGTGATGGCCGAGGCGGCCGCGCAGGTGGCGGCCTGGCAGGCGCAGGGATGGCGAGTCCCGGTGAGCGTGAATGTGCCGGCGCTCCACCTCCAGCAGGCGGACTTCGTGGAGCAGGTTGGCGAGCTACTGGCCCGCCATCCGGAACTGCCCCGCAACAGTCTCGAGGTGGAAATTCTCGAATCCAGTGCACTGGACAACCTCGGCCATGTCTCTGAGGTGATCGAGGGCTGTGCCGCCCTGGGCGTCGACTTCTCGCTGGATGACTTTGGGACCGGCTACTCCTCGCTCTCTTATCTCAAGCGGATACCGGTCCGTACGGTGAAGATCGACCGTGCCTTCGTTCGCGACATGCTGGATGACGAGGACGACCTGGCCCTGCTGGAGGGTATCGTGGGGCTGGCCCAGGTGTTCCAACGCCAGCTGATCGCCGAGGGCATGGAGACCGAGGCCCAGGGCGAGCGGTTACAGCAACTTGGGTGCGAGGTGGTGCAGGGCTACGGGATCGCCCGGCCCATGCCGGCGGCGGATTTCGCCGACTGGTTGGCGAGTTGGCGGTGA
- a CDS encoding DUF2937 family protein, protein MSLFTAYLRLLLFFAAALVGVQVPGFVDQYGQSLEARYEESGRSLAAFQRDADRYFDGDMARLIAHYRESDDPVFQDGGGGIHALHERHRELDEALNAFRQGLPHAYWQALVAPAADVREQAWRSYSYVIKLSPTAIALGAGVGMLVALIGEALARSCYGLACLLRRRTGTAQ, encoded by the coding sequence ATGAGCCTGTTCACCGCCTATCTGCGCCTGCTGCTGTTCTTCGCCGCTGCCCTGGTCGGGGTGCAGGTACCCGGTTTCGTGGACCAGTACGGCCAGAGCCTGGAGGCCCGTTACGAGGAATCCGGACGCAGCCTGGCCGCCTTCCAGCGCGATGCCGACCGCTACTTTGACGGGGATATGGCCCGGCTGATCGCGCACTATCGTGAGAGCGACGACCCGGTATTTCAGGATGGCGGGGGTGGCATTCACGCGTTACACGAGCGCCACCGCGAACTGGACGAAGCGCTGAACGCTTTTCGCCAGGGGCTGCCACACGCCTACTGGCAGGCGCTTGTGGCCCCGGCGGCGGACGTCCGGGAACAGGCCTGGCGCAGCTACTCCTACGTCATCAAGCTCAGCCCCACCGCCATAGCGCTCGGCGCGGGCGTGGGCATGCTGGTAGCGCTGATCGGGGAGGCCCTGGCGCGCAGTTGCTACGGCCTGGCCTGCCTGTTACGCCGGCGTACGGGCACAGCGCAGTGA
- a CDS encoding isocitrate lyase, protein MSQYSKDIEATNGLRKAHNGTWDAINPEYVARMRAQNRFQTGLDIAKYTAKIMRQDMAEYDADPAQYTQSLGCWHGFIGQQKMIAVKRHFGTTNKRYLYLSGWMVAAMRSEFGPLPDQSMHEKTAVPALIEELYDFLRQADAREMNHLFRDLDAAREAGDEAKANQILDQIENFQTHIVPIIADIDAGFGNEEATYLLAKKMIEAGACCIQIENQVADEKQCGHQDGKVTVPHADFLAKIRAVRYAFLELGVDDGVIVARTDSLGAGLTKQIAVTNEPGDLGDQYNSFLDGDYIQSAEEINNGDVVVKSDGKLLKPKRLASGLFEFRKGTGVDRVVLDCITSLKNGADLLWIETEKPHVGQIAEMVNAIRKEVPNAKLVYNNSPSFNWTLNFRQQVFDAWKEAGKDVSKYDRDNLMSSEYDDTELAAEADNWVQDFQRKASAEAGIFHHLITLPTYHTAALSTDNLAKGYFGDLGMLAYVDGVQRQEIRQGVPTVKHQDMAGSNIGDDHKSYFSGDAALKAGGADNTMNQF, encoded by the coding sequence ATGTCACAGTACAGTAAGGACATCGAGGCAACTAACGGCCTGCGCAAGGCGCACAACGGTACCTGGGACGCGATCAACCCCGAGTACGTAGCTCGCATGCGTGCCCAGAACCGCTTCCAGACCGGTCTGGACATCGCCAAGTACACCGCCAAGATCATGCGCCAGGACATGGCCGAGTACGACGCCGACCCGGCCCAGTACACCCAGTCCCTGGGCTGCTGGCACGGCTTCATCGGCCAGCAGAAGATGATCGCGGTCAAGCGCCACTTCGGCACCACCAACAAGCGCTACCTGTACCTGTCCGGCTGGATGGTTGCGGCCATGCGTTCCGAGTTCGGCCCGCTGCCCGACCAGTCCATGCACGAGAAGACCGCTGTGCCGGCCCTGATCGAGGAGCTCTACGACTTCCTGCGCCAGGCCGATGCCCGCGAAATGAACCACCTGTTCCGCGACCTGGACGCTGCTCGCGAGGCCGGTGACGAGGCCAAGGCCAACCAGATCCTGGACCAGATCGAGAACTTCCAGACCCACATCGTGCCGATCATCGCCGACATCGACGCCGGCTTCGGCAACGAGGAGGCCACCTATCTGCTGGCCAAGAAGATGATCGAGGCGGGTGCCTGCTGCATCCAGATCGAGAACCAGGTTGCCGACGAGAAGCAGTGCGGCCACCAGGACGGCAAGGTCACCGTGCCCCACGCCGACTTCCTCGCCAAGATCCGTGCCGTGCGCTACGCCTTCCTGGAGCTGGGCGTGGATGACGGCGTGATCGTCGCCCGTACCGACTCCCTGGGCGCCGGCCTGACCAAGCAGATCGCCGTGACCAACGAGCCGGGCGATCTGGGCGACCAGTACAACAGCTTCCTGGACGGCGATTACATCCAGTCCGCCGAAGAGATCAACAACGGCGACGTGGTGGTCAAGTCCGACGGCAAGCTGCTCAAGCCCAAGCGCCTGGCCAGCGGCCTGTTCGAGTTCCGCAAGGGCACCGGCGTCGACCGCGTGGTGCTGGACTGCATCACCAGCCTGAAGAACGGCGCCGACCTGCTCTGGATCGAGACCGAGAAGCCGCACGTCGGTCAGATCGCCGAGATGGTCAACGCCATCCGCAAGGAAGTGCCGAACGCCAAGCTGGTGTACAACAACAGCCCGTCCTTCAACTGGACCCTGAACTTCCGTCAGCAGGTGTTCGATGCCTGGAAGGAAGCCGGCAAGGACGTGTCCAAGTACGACCGCGACAACCTGATGAGCTCGGAGTACGACGACACCGAGCTGGCCGCCGAGGCCGACAACTGGGTGCAGGACTTCCAGCGCAAGGCGTCTGCCGAGGCAGGCATCTTCCACCACCTGATCACCCTGCCGACCTACCACACGGCCGCTCTGTCCACCGACAACCTGGCCAAGGGCTACTTCGGTGACCTGGGCATGCTGGCCTACGTGGACGGCGTGCAGCGTCAGGAGATCCGTCAGGGCGTGCCCACCGTGAAGCACCAGGACATGGCCGGCTCCAACATCGGGGACGACCACAAGTCCTACTTCTCCGGTGACGCCGCGCTGAAGGCCGGTGGCGCCGACAACACCATGAACCAGTTCTAA
- a CDS encoding M28 family peptidase — translation MSAQNLPTPWGRPMPEAQFELMRRILAAPSPVGLEAAMTCGVLRPQFESFMPEGWALRQFQGHAGIVVDTHPGDMQRFRLMIVGHADKIRLQVRSIGDDGKVWLNSDGFLPATLIGHEVRLFSENPARPGHYRVIDGGTVEALGAIHFAEPELRSGEKGVKREQLYLELQIHGEDRKAQVERLGVRPGDTLLLHRPIRRGFGPDTFYGAYLDNGLGSFVTTEAARLLAEAAEPRHIRVLFAIASHEEIGCFGSRVLAAHYRPDALIAVDVEHDYVAAPGLAERRPQPLEMGKGFSLAVGSVVSEQLNQVLVEAARALGIPVQRDVVGTDTGTDGMAGVLASVDCAAASVGIPIRNMHTISETGHTADVLAALHGVVAAARLLDERGADPEALRHRFREHHPRLDRADPVAHPGRP, via the coding sequence ATGTCCGCGCAGAACCTGCCCACGCCCTGGGGCCGCCCTATGCCCGAAGCCCAGTTCGAGCTGATGCGCCGTATTCTGGCGGCACCCAGCCCGGTGGGCCTGGAGGCGGCCATGACCTGCGGCGTGCTGCGCCCGCAGTTCGAGTCCTTCATGCCCGAGGGCTGGGCGCTGCGCCAGTTCCAGGGGCACGCCGGCATCGTCGTGGATACCCACCCCGGCGACATGCAGCGTTTCCGGCTGATGATCGTGGGCCACGCCGACAAGATCCGCTTGCAGGTGAGGAGCATCGGTGATGACGGCAAGGTGTGGCTTAACAGCGACGGCTTTCTGCCCGCCACCCTGATCGGTCATGAGGTGCGGCTGTTCAGTGAGAACCCGGCCCGACCCGGGCACTACCGGGTGATCGACGGGGGCACGGTGGAGGCACTGGGCGCCATCCATTTTGCCGAGCCGGAGCTGCGCAGCGGTGAGAAGGGGGTGAAGCGGGAGCAGCTCTACCTGGAGTTGCAGATCCACGGGGAGGACAGGAAGGCCCAGGTGGAGCGGCTGGGTGTGCGCCCGGGGGATACCTTGCTGCTGCACCGGCCGATCCGCCGGGGCTTCGGTCCGGACACGTTTTATGGTGCTTACCTGGACAATGGACTGGGCAGTTTTGTCACCACTGAGGCCGCGCGGCTGTTGGCCGAGGCGGCGGAGCCGCGCCACATTCGGGTTCTGTTCGCCATTGCCAGCCACGAAGAGATTGGCTGCTTTGGCAGCCGCGTGCTGGCTGCACACTACCGGCCGGATGCCCTGATCGCGGTGGACGTGGAGCACGATTACGTGGCGGCCCCGGGGTTGGCTGAGCGCCGGCCGCAGCCGCTGGAGATGGGGAAGGGATTCAGTCTGGCGGTGGGATCGGTGGTGAGCGAGCAGCTCAACCAGGTGCTCGTGGAGGCCGCCCGGGCCCTGGGCATTCCGGTGCAGCGGGACGTCGTCGGCACGGACACCGGGACCGACGGGATGGCCGGGGTGCTGGCCAGCGTGGACTGTGCGGCCGCCTCGGTGGGCATCCCGATCCGGAACATGCACACCATCTCGGAGACGGGGCACACGGCCGATGTGCTCGCCGCACTGCATGGTGTGGTCGCCGCAGCCCGGCTGCTGGACGAGCGCGGCGCGGACCCGGAGGCCCTGCGCCATCGCTTTCGCGAGCACCACCCCCGCCTGGACCGGGCCGACCCGGTAGCGCACCCGGGACGGCCCTGA
- a CDS encoding MBL fold metallo-hydrolase has translation MRDFGISEGAPEVVAFFDARTFSVQYIAIDPATRRCAIIDPVLDYDEKSGQTDTHNADRILRYVRDHDLKVDWILDTHPHADHFSSARYLKEQLGAPTAIGDHVTEVQSLWSDFYNLKGFPADGSQWDKLFAEGETFKVGELDARVMFSPGHTLASITYVIGDAAFVHDTLFQPDFGTARADFPGGDSAQLWQSIQAILALPDETRLFTGHDYMPDGREPAWESTVAEQKRSNIHLSQAPDKASYCRLRDERDATLPMPKLILHALQVNIRGGRLPEPEDNGRRYLRIPLDVLKDANWG, from the coding sequence ATGCGAGATTTCGGCATCTCCGAGGGCGCACCCGAGGTCGTGGCCTTTTTTGACGCCCGCACCTTCAGCGTGCAGTACATCGCCATCGACCCGGCAACCCGCCGCTGCGCCATCATTGATCCGGTGCTGGACTACGACGAGAAGTCGGGTCAGACCGATACGCATAACGCCGATCGCATCCTGCGCTACGTGCGTGACCATGACCTGAAGGTGGACTGGATCCTCGACACCCACCCCCATGCGGATCACTTCTCGTCAGCCCGCTACCTCAAGGAGCAGCTGGGGGCGCCGACCGCCATTGGTGACCACGTCACCGAGGTCCAGTCCCTGTGGTCCGATTTCTATAACCTGAAGGGCTTCCCCGCCGACGGTTCCCAATGGGACAAGCTGTTTGCGGAGGGCGAGACGTTCAAGGTCGGCGAACTGGACGCCCGGGTGATGTTCTCCCCCGGCCATACGCTGGCCTCGATCACTTACGTGATCGGCGACGCCGCCTTCGTTCATGACACCCTGTTCCAGCCCGATTTCGGCACCGCCCGGGCCGATTTCCCCGGCGGCGACTCCGCCCAACTGTGGCAGAGCATCCAGGCCATCCTGGCCCTGCCGGACGAGACCCGGCTGTTCACCGGCCACGACTACATGCCTGATGGCCGCGAGCCGGCCTGGGAAAGCACGGTGGCGGAGCAAAAACGCAGCAACATCCACCTGAGCCAGGCCCCGGACAAGGCGAGCTATTGCCGCCTGCGGGATGAGCGCGATGCCACCCTGCCCATGCCCAAGCTGATCCTGCATGCGCTGCAGGTGAACATCCGCGGCGGCCGGCTGCCCGAGCCGGAGGACAACGGTCGGCGGTACCTGCGCATCCCCCTGGATGTGCTGAAGGACGCCAACTGGGGCTGA
- a CDS encoding AmpG family muropeptide MFS transporter has protein sequence MSSATAPDRLTGLRVYLHPRVIGMAFLGFSAGLPLLLVGGTFTAWLQDLGVELAAIGFLSWVGMAHSIKVLWAPFVDRLQLPLLTRWFGRRRAWMLLAQAIIATSLAGMALSDPVSQLAWVAVFAVAAAFGSATQDVAIDAYRVEAVARHRQGAMAATYVFGYRVAILTAGAGALHVAHLADWSLAYGAMALLMGVGLATTLIIREPEVAISQDTRQMERQVTDYLERTAHTGLRRRVTAWLIGAVICPFADFFKRFGLGTAVVILLFIATFRISDIFMGVMANPFYLDLGFSKDQIANVAAAFGLAMTLFGAAMGGVLVSRYGIAPMLIFTAIMAPVTNLTFSWLAALGPEIYGLVLAIVADNITGGLAISVFIAYLSSLTNTAYTATQYALFSSLMTLPGQFMGGFTGVVASHVGWESFFVISAAMGIPAILLALLLVRLAHPDRVRQPGKNGVERPDGAEQG, from the coding sequence GTGTCATCGGCCACCGCCCCGGACAGACTGACCGGCCTGCGCGTTTACCTGCACCCGCGGGTCATCGGGATGGCCTTCCTCGGGTTCTCCGCCGGGCTGCCCCTGCTCCTGGTGGGTGGCACGTTCACCGCCTGGCTGCAGGACCTGGGGGTGGAACTGGCCGCGATCGGCTTTCTCAGCTGGGTGGGCATGGCCCACAGCATCAAGGTGCTCTGGGCCCCCTTCGTGGACCGCCTGCAACTGCCGCTGCTGACCCGCTGGTTCGGCCGACGACGGGCCTGGATGCTGCTCGCCCAGGCGATCATCGCCACCTCCCTCGCCGGGATGGCGCTCAGTGACCCGGTCAGCCAGCTGGCCTGGGTTGCCGTGTTTGCCGTGGCCGCCGCGTTCGGCTCCGCCACCCAGGACGTGGCCATCGATGCCTACCGGGTGGAAGCGGTGGCCCGGCACCGCCAGGGGGCCATGGCGGCCACCTACGTGTTCGGCTACCGGGTGGCCATCCTGACCGCCGGCGCCGGTGCTCTGCACGTGGCCCACCTGGCTGACTGGTCACTGGCCTACGGGGCCATGGCGCTGTTGATGGGCGTGGGGCTGGCCACCACCCTGATCATCCGCGAGCCGGAGGTGGCCATCAGCCAGGACACCCGGCAGATGGAGCGGCAGGTCACCGACTATCTGGAACGCACCGCCCACACCGGTCTGCGCCGGCGGGTGACCGCCTGGCTGATCGGCGCAGTGATCTGCCCCTTCGCCGACTTCTTCAAGCGCTTCGGCCTGGGCACCGCGGTGGTCATCCTGCTCTTCATCGCCACCTTCCGGATCAGCGACATCTTCATGGGGGTCATGGCCAACCCCTTCTACCTGGACCTCGGCTTCAGCAAAGACCAGATCGCCAACGTCGCCGCCGCCTTTGGCCTGGCCATGACCCTTTTCGGTGCCGCAATGGGCGGCGTGCTGGTCAGCCGCTACGGCATTGCCCCGATGCTGATTTTTACCGCCATCATGGCCCCGGTCACCAATCTCACCTTCTCCTGGCTGGCCGCCCTGGGCCCGGAAATTTACGGACTGGTGCTGGCCATCGTGGCGGACAACATCACCGGCGGGCTGGCCATCTCGGTCTTCATTGCCTACCTCTCCAGCCTGACCAACACCGCCTATACCGCCACCCAGTACGCCCTGTTCAGCTCACTGATGACGCTGCCCGGGCAGTTCATGGGCGGGTTCACCGGCGTGGTTGCCAGCCACGTGGGCTGGGAGAGCTTCTTCGTTATCTCGGCGGCCATGGGGATACCGGCCATCCTGCTCGCCCTCCTGCTGGTGCGACTGGCCCATCCAGACCGCGTACGCCAGCCGGGCAAGAATGGCGTCGAGCGGCCCGACGGCGCCGAGCAGGGCTGA
- a CDS encoding NAD-dependent epimerase has translation MKHLVTGAAGFIGYHTAQALLARGDEVVGLDNLNDYYDPRLKRARLARLEGQLGFRFIKLDLADREGMAALFRDERFQRVIHLAAQAGVRHSLTDPYSYVDSNVTGTLNVLEGCRYNQVEHLTFASTSSVYGAHEDMPFTEHRHTDHPLAIYAATKKATEHMAHSYAHLYGLPCTGLRFFTVYGPWGRPDMALFLFTRNILAGKPIDIYNNGDHGRDFTYVDDIVDGVIRASDRVARPNPDWDPKQPDTATSNAPWRIYNIGASRPVRLMHYVEVLEEALGRKAEKNYLPLQPGDVPETHADVSALARDTGYAPKTSVEEGIQRFVEWYRWYHEV, from the coding sequence ATGAAACACCTGGTCACCGGCGCCGCCGGCTTCATCGGCTACCACACCGCCCAGGCACTGCTCGCCCGCGGCGACGAGGTCGTCGGCCTGGACAACCTCAACGACTACTACGACCCGCGCCTGAAGCGCGCCCGCCTGGCACGGCTGGAGGGCCAGCTGGGCTTCCGCTTCATCAAGCTGGACCTGGCGGACCGGGAGGGCATGGCGGCACTGTTCCGTGACGAGCGCTTTCAGCGGGTGATCCACCTGGCGGCGCAGGCCGGCGTACGCCATTCGCTGACCGACCCCTACAGCTACGTGGACAGCAACGTCACCGGCACGCTCAACGTGCTGGAGGGCTGCCGCTACAACCAGGTGGAGCACCTCACCTTCGCCTCCACCAGCTCGGTCTACGGCGCCCACGAGGACATGCCCTTCACCGAGCACCGGCACACCGACCACCCGCTGGCCATCTACGCCGCCACCAAGAAGGCCACGGAGCACATGGCACACAGCTATGCGCACCTCTACGGCCTGCCCTGCACCGGGCTGCGCTTTTTCACCGTCTACGGCCCCTGGGGCCGGCCGGACATGGCGCTGTTCCTGTTTACCCGCAACATCCTCGCGGGCAAGCCCATCGACATCTACAACAATGGCGATCACGGGCGGGACTTCACCTACGTGGACGATATTGTCGACGGCGTGATCCGCGCCTCCGACCGGGTGGCTCGCCCGAATCCAGATTGGGACCCGAAACAGCCCGACACCGCCACCTCCAATGCCCCCTGGCGCATCTACAACATCGGCGCCAGCCGCCCGGTGCGGCTGATGCACTATGTCGAGGTGCTCGAGGAGGCACTGGGCCGCAAGGCCGAGAAGAACTACCTGCCCCTGCAACCGGGGGATGTCCCCGAGACCCATGCCGACGTCTCCGCCCTGGCCCGGGACACCGGTTACGCACCGAAAACCTCCGTTGAAGAGGGCATTCAGCGCTTCGTCGAGTGGTACCGCTGGTACCACGAGGTCTGA